A single genomic interval of Rhizophagus irregularis chromosome 15, complete sequence harbors:
- a CDS encoding uncharacterized protein (SECRETED:cutsite_SSC-SP; SECRETED:prob_0.4270); SECRETED:SignalP(1-23), with protein MRLFSFFLFYQAFSFLVVLVSSCSPEIKDGNFISISLSTSPTYRFNILGFNLYPNNSSPAIGTWNSGSQPSDNEIFVLKQSIIRVYEFRPFISFYQNMIVEIPAASINNIGDHFIVSMSNNSENERFTIECDACNLNANGPEYWIKYHSSCLIKNLASGFCADGKDLQDNFVTQVDCLNASKWDLYGISPDMPKTSLPTIISSGSPTTISELGLIVIIAGSIIGTAFISFIIGYCIIKCKLSSRNVQSLQSLKIPHAINN; from the exons ATgcgtttattttctttttttttattctaccAAGCTTTTAGCTTTCTTGTTGTGTTAGTTTCATCATGTTCACCAGAAATCAAGGACGggaattttatttctataagtTTATCAACCTCTCCAACTTATCGATTCAATATACTTGGTTTCAATCT ATACCCGAACAATTCTTCCCCGGCGATTGGAACTTGGAACTCTGGTTCCCAACCTTCAGATAATGAAATTTTCGTATTGAAGCAATCAATAATTCGTGTTTATGAGTTTCGGCCATTCATTagtttttatcaaaatatga TCGTTGAAATACCGGCTGCAAGTATCAATAACATCGGTGATCATTTCATTGTTAGTATGAG CAATAATAGCGAAAACGAAAGATTCACTATCGAATGTGATGCCTGTAATCTCAATGCAAATGGGCCAGAGTATTGGATAAAATATCACTCTTCATGTTTAATAAAG AACTTAGCATCTGGTTTTTGTGCGGATGGTAAAGATCTTCAAGATAATTTTGTGACTCAAGTTGATTGTTTAAATGCTTCAAAATGGGATCTTTATGg AATATCTCCTGATATGCCTAAAACTTCATTACCGACGATAATATCTTCTGGTTCACCTACGACGATCTCAGAACTTGGACTTATAGTCATAATTGCTGGATCGATTATTGGTACagcttttatttcttttataataggTTATTGTATAATCAAGTGCAAACTCTCATCTAGAAATGTACAATCTTTACAATCTCTTAAAATTCCTCAtgctataaataattaa